CGCATCCAGCGACGAATAGTCGAGAGCGATGATCAGCGGTGAGGTTTGACTAGGCATGGCGGCTCCAATAGCGACAAATGACCGCTAGTATATCAGCCCCGCCCGAGCGAACTGCAGCCTGACGGCAAGCAACAAATGGCAAAAGACTGACACCATCTATCGTCAATAGCTTACATGAAATGACGAACACGCCAACATCGCCGCGGTACCGATTGCTTTAGGGTGAGAACGGTAACTCGCCGAAATCAATAAAATCAGCATCAGAACGACAAGAAAGGAGGAAAGATGTCCCAACTGCTCAAGGCTGTGCTCATCTCGCTGGCCATTGCCATGGCATCCTCGTCGGTGGCAGCTCAGGAAACGACTCAGATCAACGTCAATACCGCTGACGAAGTGACCTTGGCTCAACTCCCCGGCATCGGTGAGGTGAAGGCGCGCGCCATCGTCATGGATCGCAAGAACAACGGCAGTTACCAAACCGCTGACGATCTCGCTCGCGTCGACGGAATCGGCGAAGGCACCATCGACAACCTGCGTGAACAGATAACTTTCTAACTTCTATGCCATCCGTGCATAACGAGCATGCCGACAAGCATGCCCGTTATGCCCGCCGGTATGGCCGGGTTTGGTGCTAGATGCGCAACCCACCATCGCATTCGATAACGCGCCCGCTGAAATAAGTATTCTCGAAAATATAGCGAACGCTTTGAGCGATATCCTCGGGCTGGCCAAGTCGCCCCAACGGAATACCCTTGGTTATTTTTTCCAGCACGCCGGAACGCATCGATGATGTCATTTCAGTCTCGATGAATCCCGGCGCCACGGCGCCGACGCGAATGCCGTAACGCGCCAGCTCCTTTGCCCAGGTCACGGTCAACGAGGCGACGCCAGCCTTGGCCGCGGCGTAGTTGCTCTGCCCCATGTTGCCGGCACGAGAGATACTGGAGATATTGACAATGACCCCCTGCAGGCCGTTGTCGATCATCTGGCGAGCCGCCTCACGCCCACAGAGAAAGACGCCAGTCAGATTGACATCGAGAACCTGCTGCCACTGGGAAAGGGACATGGTTTTCTCGACCCGGCCGTCTTTGACCTTGACCAGAAGGCCGTCACGGGTAATGCCCGCATTATTGACCAGCCCCGATAGCGGTCCCAGTCGATCATGTATCTTTGCGAAGCAGCGCTCTACAGCATCCTCTTGAGCGATATCCGCCACGAACGCTTCAGCAACGATGCCCAACTCGGCAAGTTGCCCCGCGGCCTGAGCCAGGCATTCCTCGTCCCGGTCCACGAGTGCCAGCCGCGCGCCGCACTCACCTAGCAACTTGGCCATGGCCAGCCCCAGTCCCTGAGCCCCGCCGGTTATCGCAATGACGGCACCATTGAGTTCCATGACGTTCTCCTTCGAGCAGTTAGTGTTGTGCGGCGCAATATAAGGAAAGGTAGCACGCCATCCCGTTCGCCTGCCATCATTGCGACTGGGCAAGGCCAGCAAACTTGCTTTTTGCGCAAGCGCCTTCATCTCGATTGTATGAATTCATGGGAGAGCCTATGCCGATCTTATTGTTCTTCACGTTATTTGCCTTGCTGGACTTCGCCATCCTGTTTTCGGTCGGCTCGCAGATCGGGCTACTGACTACCTTGGTGCTTGTCATAGGCACTGGCTTTCTGGGACTACATCTAGTCAAGCGGGAAGGCGTCTCCACGCTCCAGCGTGCGCAACAGCGGTTCGCGCAAGGCGAAATTCCTTCTGACGAGCTAATGACCGGTGCTGCATTGATTTTCGGCGGCGCCCTGCTCATGGCGCCCGGCTTTCTTTCCGACGCCTTGGGCTTCATGTGCCTGTTGCCGAATTCGCGCCGTTTGCTCGGCAGGCTATTGAAGAAGCTGCCTGGACGAATGAGCGTTTACTCGATGCACTCGCGTTATCGACCCGGTAATACGGGGTGGAGCGAGGATGTGAGCCCCACATCGGACAGCAGCGATGCTTCAGAGGAAATGACCTCCCGTAGCAACGACCCCCTGGAAGGAGACTTCCTGGGACGCGATGAAACGCGGCGGTGAATTTTTTTCATCGAAGGCCTTGAAAGGCCATGGCGAGGCCCCATCAAGTGATCAGCGATAAGCTTCGGTAGGCGGCCAGGCCGCAGACCATCAACACCGGCGAGGATCGCTCGCCGCCCGTGAGCCTTGCTCATCAGGGAAATGCGTTTGAGTTATGCAACCATCAGGAGAACGTGAGCAATGAACATCCGTCCCTTGCACGATCGCGTCGTTGTCCGTCGCGTCGAAGAAGAACAGAAAACCGCTGGCGGTATCGTGCTTCCGGGCAATGCCCAGGAAAAGCCGACTCGGGGCGAAGTCCTCGCCATCGGTAACGGCCGGATTCTCGATAACGGAGAAGTACGCCCGCTGGACGTCAAGGTCGGTGACACCGTCATCTTCAAGGAAGGCTTCGGCGTCGAGAAACAGAAGATCGATGGTGAAGAAGTTCTTATCATGAGCGAGACAGACATTCTCGCCGTCGTTGAAGGCTGATCAACGGGCGGGCTCGTACTCGCTCCCGTAGGGTTATCACTATTTCGTTCATCGCACTAATTTCAGGAAGTTACGAAAATGGCAGCGAAACAGATCAAGTTCTCAGATGATGCACGCAAGCGCATGGCGCGCGGCGTTAACGTACTGGCTGACGCCGTCAAGGCCACGCTGGGTCCGAAGGGCCGCAACGTAGTGCTCGAGAAATCCTTCGGCGCTCCGACCGTCACCAAGGACGGCGTTTCCGTCGCCAAGGAGATCGAGCTCAAGGATCGCTTCGAGAACATGGGCGCCCAGATGGTCAAGGAAGTCGCTTCCAAGACGTCCGACGTCGCTGGCGACGGCACCACGACGGCTACCGTCCTGGCACAGTCCATCGTCAACGAAGGGCTCAAGGGCGTCACTGCCGGCATGAACCCGATGGATCTCAAGCGCGGCATCGATCAGGCCGTGGTTGCTGCCGTCAAGGAGATCGAGCAGCTCGCCGTGCCTTGTACCGATTCCAAGGCGATCGCCCAGGTCGGCACCATTTCCGCCAATGGTGATGCGCGCATCGGTCAGATCATCGCCGAGGCAATGGAGAAAGTCGGCAAGGAAGGTGTCATTACCGTCGACGAAGGCCGTGGTTTCGAAGACGAGCTGGAAGTCGTCGAAGGCATGCAGTTCGACCGCGGTTATCTCTCGCCCTACTTCGTCACCAACCAGGAAACCATGGCGGTCGAGCTGGAAGACCCGCTCCTGCTGCTGGTCGACAAGAAGATCTCCAACATCCGCGAGCTTCTTCCCGTGCTCGAGAGCGTTGCCAAGGCCGGCAAGCCGTTGGTGATCATCTCCGAAGACATCGAAGGCGAAGCCTTGGCGACACTGGTCGTCAACAACATGCGCGGCATCGTCAAGGTTGCGGCTGCCAAAGCGCCCGGCTTCGGCGATCGTCGCAAGTCCATGCTCCAGGATATCGCCATCCTTACCGGCGGCACC
The genomic region above belongs to Halomonas zincidurans B6 and contains:
- a CDS encoding ComEA family DNA-binding protein, with the translated sequence MSQLLKAVLISLAIAMASSSVAAQETTQINVNTADEVTLAQLPGIGEVKARAIVMDRKNNGSYQTADDLARVDGIGEGTIDNLREQITF
- the groL gene encoding chaperonin GroEL (60 kDa chaperone family; promotes refolding of misfolded polypeptides especially under stressful conditions; forms two stacked rings of heptamers to form a barrel-shaped 14mer; ends can be capped by GroES; misfolded proteins enter the barrel where they are refolded when GroES binds), whose product is MAAKQIKFSDDARKRMARGVNVLADAVKATLGPKGRNVVLEKSFGAPTVTKDGVSVAKEIELKDRFENMGAQMVKEVASKTSDVAGDGTTTATVLAQSIVNEGLKGVTAGMNPMDLKRGIDQAVVAAVKEIEQLAVPCTDSKAIAQVGTISANGDARIGQIIAEAMEKVGKEGVITVDEGRGFEDELEVVEGMQFDRGYLSPYFVTNQETMAVELEDPLLLLVDKKISNIRELLPVLESVAKAGKPLVIISEDIEGEALATLVVNNMRGIVKVAAAKAPGFGDRRKSMLQDIAILTGGTVISEEVGLTLEQANLDHLGSAKRITMSKENTTIIDGSGSEGDIEARVGQIRAQIEETSSDYDREKLQERVAKLAGGVAVIRVGAATEVEMKEKKARVEDALHSTRAAVEEGVVPGGGTALIRILTKIQGLKGDNEDQTHGISIALRAMEAPLRQIVTNAGEEASVIVNRIKDGEGNFGYNAQTGEYGDLFEMGVLDPAKVTRSALQSAGSVAGLMITTEAMIAEDPDEKEAGGAPDMGGMGGMGGMM
- a CDS encoding FxsA family protein — encoded protein: MPILLFFTLFALLDFAILFSVGSQIGLLTTLVLVIGTGFLGLHLVKREGVSTLQRAQQRFAQGEIPSDELMTGAALIFGGALLMAPGFLSDALGFMCLLPNSRRLLGRLLKKLPGRMSVYSMHSRYRPGNTGWSEDVSPTSDSSDASEEMTSRSNDPLEGDFLGRDETRR
- a CDS encoding co-chaperone GroES — protein: MNIRPLHDRVVVRRVEEEQKTAGGIVLPGNAQEKPTRGEVLAIGNGRILDNGEVRPLDVKVGDTVIFKEGFGVEKQKIDGEEVLIMSETDILAVVEG
- a CDS encoding SDR family oxidoreductase: MELNGAVIAITGGAQGLGLAMAKLLGECGARLALVDRDEECLAQAAGQLAELGIVAEAFVADIAQEDAVERCFAKIHDRLGPLSGLVNNAGITRDGLLVKVKDGRVEKTMSLSQWQQVLDVNLTGVFLCGREAARQMIDNGLQGVIVNISSISRAGNMGQSNYAAAKAGVASLTVTWAKELARYGIRVGAVAPGFIETEMTSSMRSGVLEKITKGIPLGRLGQPEDIAQSVRYIFENTYFSGRVIECDGGLRI